In the genome of Impatiens glandulifera chromosome 6, dImpGla2.1, whole genome shotgun sequence, the window CATCATGATCTAGAAAAATCTatgtttattatgtttttgccaaaaatcatgtaaaaaataatacatataccaaatgaagaaaaaaacttaAACTATAATTTGGAccatgattataaaataaattttataccaaatgagGCAACAAAAATCACACTAAAATCTAggtcaaaatattatgaatgatcATCCAGAATCTTATAGCAAAACGAAGAAaaatcacttttattttttgttgaaattgAGTTGATGGGTCAGGCCCAAATTAAATAGGCTCAATTAACTAAAGTGTCAAAGgcttaagtttgttaagtttgttaagttagttaggacaagttgtttatatatatatatgagtaattcaCACAAGAATGTAAGAGATTTCAAAGGTgtgattgatatatatgaagaacGAGGTGTAACTGAAACGTTTAATTGTGATAGTGAAATCGAGTTCGTAACAGAGCTCGACGGAGACGTAGACCATCTTTTTGGGGTTgaactccgatatcaaatcttgtgttgttttaTTGGTTTCTTGTTGTTATATTTCTTAAGTTCTTTGATTGATTAGGAGGGAAATTCCCTAATCAGCTGGTGGTTAAAACAGTCTGGTGGTTTTAAAACCATAAACAGCAGGGACGTTGTATTCAATGAAGAGGAGTTTGTGTGTCTCTCTCAGAATCAATCTAATCAAGGTGACTTGGGTAAAAGCGAGCAGGGGACTGGTCAAGTGGAGATTAATGCAGGGGATCATGGTCAGGTGGAGCCATTGATTTCAGATCAAAACACTGAAATGGTTGCTGATAATCAGGAGGAATTTACTGGTACAGATGTTGAACCTGTTGTGGCACAAGACGAGGAAATTACAGCTCAGTCGGAAGCTAGTTATCAACTCGCAAGGGACAGGGAAAGGAGGCAACCAAAACCCATCCAGAGGTATGGGTTCTCAGCTTATACCGATATGTTGGCATATGCGTTTATGACAGCAGTTGAGTTAGACAAAACTGAGCCGGAAGATTTCAAAGAGGCTTTGAGTTCTAGTGATAGATCCAAGTGGATGAAAGCTATGAAGGAAGAAATGAATTCACTTTATAAGAATTCAACTTGGGAGATTGTTCCAAGGCCTGTCAAACAATCTGTAATCAAGTGCAGGTGGATCTATAAGATCAAGTAAGGTATTTCGATTCAAGAGGGGGTCAAGTACAAAGCAAGATTAGTTGCTAAAGGGTTCTCTCAAAAGGAAGGAGTGGActataatgagatcttctcACCAGTTGTTAAGTACAAAACCATTCGGATAATGCTCTCGCTGGTAACTCAGTTCGATCTTGAGTTAGAACAGATGGATGTTAAGACTGCGTTTCTTCATGGAAATTTAGAGGAAACCATCTACATGGAGCAGCCAGAAGGTTTCAAAGTTCAGCAAGAGAAGAACATGGTGTGTTTGCTTAGGAAGTCGTTGTATGGACTCAAACAATCACCAAGGCAGTGGTACTTACGGTTTGATGCGTTTATTACTCAACAAGGCTTTATGAGGAGTAGTTATGATACTTGTTTATACTTTAGAgggaaaaatatatttgaagcTGATTATCTTCTgctatatgtagatgatatgctACTAATCAGCAAAGAAGCTTCAAGTGTGAAGAAGTTGAAAATTGTTCTAAGTTCCGAGTTCGATATGAAGGATTTAGGCAAAGCTGCTAAGATTCTTGGGATAAGGATtaagagagacaggaagaatGGTGTAATGACTCTCAGCCAGCAAGGCTATCTCGAGAAGGTGATTGACAAGTTCGAAATTCGAGGAGCCAAGCCAGCAAAGTTGCCGATCACGAATCAGTATCTGATGTCGTCTGTGAACTCGGCAAAAACCAGGTCAGATCAGACTTACATGGAAAAGATTCCGTATTCAAGTGCAGTTGGGTCTGTGATGTACTCAATGGTCTGTACCAGGCCAGACTTGGCACATGCGATTAGTGTCTTGAGCAGGTTTATGGCGAGTCCAGGCCGTGAACATTGGCTCGCAATGAAGTGGTTACTAAGATACATAGCCTCGACTACTAATGTGGGGATATGTTACAAGAAAAGAAGTGGAGCAGAGGTTAGTGTAATTGGTTACGTGGACTCAGACTATGCAGGAGATAAAGACTCAAGGAAATCAACTTCGGCTTTCTATTTTTTGGTGAACGGTAACTGTATCAGTTGGAAGAGCCAGTTGCAATCAGTAGTGGCCTTATCAACAACAGAAGCCGAATATATCGCAGCAACTGAAGCTGTAAAGGAAGCAATGTGGATTCAGGGTCTGCTGCAAGAATTGAAGGTATTCGAAGGACCTGCGACGGTGTTCACAGATAGCCAAAGTGCACTACACTTGTGCAAGAATCCCGTGTTCCATGACAGAACAAAACACGTGGATATCAAGcaccatttcattcgagagAAGATAGCACAAGGGGTGGTTTCAATCAACAAGGTTGGAACAGAAGATAACCCGGCTGATGTTGGAACCAAGGTACTACCTCTAAGTAAATTCAGACATTGTTTGGATTTGCttagagttcaagagatttagTGCAATGAAGGCTTCGAGCAATGAAGTGATGAACATATTCGATTTCACTAGAACAAGAGAGGACCCTTCAactcaaggtggagattgttgaaattgAGTTGATGGGTCAGGCCCAAATTAAATAGGCCCAATTAACTAAAGTGTCAAAAgcttaagtttgttaagttagttaggacaagttgtttatatatatataagtaattcaCACAAGAATGTAAGAGATTTCAAAGGTgtgattgatatatatgaagaacGAGGTGTAACTGAAACGTTTAATTGTGATAGTGGAATCGAGTTCGTAACAGAGCTCGACGGAGACGTAGACCATCTTTTTGGGGTTgaactccgatatcaaatcttgtgttgttttaTTGGTTTCTTGCTGTTATATTTCTTAAGTCTTTGATTGATTAGGAGGAAAATTCCCTACAATTTTCAATATTAgcgatttttttattatgacaAAACattagtttccaaataggctaaTGTGttctattatttttcatatatgaCAATTACTGATAATCAGTTTGATTATGAGGGTCTATAACTTTTCTCAAATTATCTAAAGTATCATCCTATTCCTCATTGTCTAATCAATAACTCTGTTAGATTTGATTTCCATTACTCTGCTTCTATAATTGATTCATTACaaagaaatagaaaaaagaTCTTACCGCTCTAAGCTGCTGAACAGATTGGTAAAGAGATTTCTTTGGCACGCAAATGACTATAGCATAGTAATCAGCTGATACTTTCCCGTTACGCTTGCAGAACACTGGGCTTATAGTAGGCCcctacaaataaataaaaaaatgtatgtcaaaaCAAATCTGAGTTCCCAAGATTGCTTTGTTGTTTATACTTTATGGACagaattgaaaatcaacctgcaaGCCAGATAATGAAGTTTGACTCAATATTCGTTCAGCTACCTCCTCTGCACTACTTCCTCTCATGTTGGCAACAACCTGCAATGTAAATTGTATAAAAGATTtggaaataatgaaataaatagttttttgaTTCATGACAAGTAAATAAATAGACATATATACAGACAGTGAATTGTCCTTCAGCCTTCAGATGAGCCTCAAGCCTTTCTAGAATCTCATGGACAGCATCCAATACACCTTTCCTTTGGACCAGTGATTTCCTACTAGCAACAAGGACAGCCTGACTTTGCACAATAATTCCTCCTTCAATTTCTTTGAGATCATTTTCCCTTAGTGTAGTACCACTACTCACAAGGTCCACTATAGCATCAGCAATCCCCATCTAAAATAACGCATAATATTAGCTTAATCACATGCATGAATATGACTAGAGCTCACACGCATACTTGCCAAGTTAAACTTATAGGAAAAGGTCAAActttaagaaaaaagaaagaaagaacagGTTTATTCAAATCTTCTTAAGACAGAAAGATTGTGATTCTAGTAATCAAAGCTTAATCAGATGCATGAATATAACTAAAGCTCACCTTCATACTTGCCAAGTTAAACTTATAggattaaataaacatttactGCTTTGAGCTAAACTATTAGGGCTTTGAAGAACATTCCAGAAATCAAAAGAGCGGAACAAATGAAAGTATTCATAGCATTAAAACTACTAGCAGACAATAGCCATTTTTAATATCAGAAGATATAGGTATATGATAAACCAGTTCACTTCACAATTCTTACAATATAGTCATTATTGGTGAAATGTATAAGTCAATAAATTATCAGAGAAAAAAGAGTAAATGTTAAAGGATGCTAAATCCAAACAATCCAGTTATTTTTCCAGACAATAAAAGATTTTGTAAAGAAGAAACAAGTACAAAATGACCACGGTAATGAGCATGTTTGCTATCACGTTTTATAACCCGGATCATgatccaagaaaataaaaaataaaacattgtttGCCAAAAAATCACATTAATGATGTAGAAAATAATCTTGATCGTGACTTTTAttccaaatgaaacaaaaaattacACTATGATTTGGATGATCGTGATTGAGAAAACAATCGTATACTAAAGGAAgataaaatcaatttcaattttatgtttGGCGATTTCCAATAAGATCGTGATTGTGCACACTAAAAATTGTTttgatcatttatataaaaaaaagtaaataagaaATTCTCACCGCGGGAGCTGCCTCCAGCGCTCCATCAGCAGTTGAAAAGGTCACATGCTTCAATCCACTTTCCTTCAAAAATTTTGGCCCCATCTGCCCAATAAGGTGGAACAGACAATTAAGTCCAGGAACCTCGTAAAAAATTTAAGGAAAATAGAACAGGACCAAATTTAATGAGAAATAAGATTAAACTATCTAAGTCATACATAAGTGAAACCTGTGGCAACTCTCAGAGGCTTCTCAGCAGTCCACTGGGGCATTTCTGCCAACTCTTTCAATGAATTTATGTTCTCAAAAATACCATACTTGGGAATCTACACAAAGAAAGCTGTATCATGAATTCTACTCAATAAGTAATGGGGTAATAAGTGTAAGAACTAAGAACTGAttaactaaagaaaataaaaacttactGCTAATGATAATCGGCAGTCTCCATAATCAAGGGCATCATGAACAAGAATTAGATCTTCATTTTCCTACAAGAACTTCCATGGTTACAACTTACACACAAAAGTGCAGATGTCACGTGTTAACTGTAATATGTTTTCAGTTATCTTAATTAAGTTTAGTCAAATTTTTCGTTAACATTATCCTTGTAAGCCTATAAAATCAAGTCTCATATAGAAGAGTCTCTATTTCTCATATTCTTCTGCATGATGATGGTATCACAGCCATAAGTTTTTGATCAAGGGTAACCTTCTTGTGCCCATGCCAAACCTTATTTCTCCATGCTAGAATTTGTCTTATTCATTATCATTTATCCTTATAAGTCTATAAATAGGAATCATtctctaaaattaaatataaaaaacccTCTCTGATTTTCTCATATTCTTCTATAATAGCCAATTCAAAATATACATTCACCATTCACCAACCTCAAATGGGtatctttttttaatcttaaacaCTCATTTCTTACTGGCCACGTTTAGAGCTAGGATAGtattgtttcatatttatttttctcagaAAAAACATGGGGATATAGATGTAAAGAACTTCTTGAATTTTCCAGCCAAACTAAGATTATCCAAATTGGGCTATATGAAAAGTTTCTGCTACAGAGAACTCTGCCTGACAGGGGATACATATAACACTCTAGCCATGTAAATCCCAAAACATTATGGTCTAATTCATTCTTCTAAAGCTTCCTAAATATAAGGCCAATTCTGTCTACCACAAACATCTCTTAGTAGCATTTAGCTGTTAACATGATATacgattaatttttttataataaaaacagcTACTTTCTTTTTTACCTGTCCATATTCATAAACTGTATCCAGGCCCACTACACCAAGGTCTAGATCCCCTGAAACCAACTTGCGAACTATATCCTTGGGCCGCTGAAACCAAACTTCCATGTTGGCTAGCTGCAATCAATAGAAAATAAGTGTCCATTTTGTGTTGACAAGCCATATAAACTGCAGTAGATCCTAGAACACTCAAATGTCAAATAAAACCGTACAAGCAAGtgtagtaatatatatatatacaacaatAACAATTCCCTATGTTGTGCAGGACTCCATGTCAGTATTTCTATGGTGCATTTGCACAACCAGACTAGGACATGAAAGCCATGCCCAATAGTCCACATTCATACATAACGAGGAGAGCCAAGTCTGCACTTACTTTGAACATGTGATAAACAATGAAAAATCCTGAATTAAAGTACAAAATGTGAGATAATTGTTGTACATGTGAATTTTAAACCAATATGTTCACAACAAGCGTAGCAACTTGCACCATCATTTACAGTTCAAAAGCACTATAAAATCTACAGCTCAGTGTCACTGATACAAGTTATTCACATGATAACATGAAATATTTTTGGCATTTAAATAGGATAGTGAACaacataaacataatttcatAGAGAAAGGAAAAACAAGTTACAGTTTAGCATATACATTTAGGAGGAAAACTTATGCCCATGAAACTCCTTTATTATGTCCCAACTGCATACAACCACAGCTTATTTACTCAATTACAGACATAAACCTATTGCAATTCAAAAACACTTCACATCAATTCTATGACCATTGCTTGGATGTAAGTCATGAACCCTGTTTCCACCAGGATATAGCTCTATTTTCCACATTGAACTAATATATCAACAGTAACAAGCCAAAACAATGTCAATTGGAAGttataaagaaacaaaaaaggTTAATTAGTCATAGCCCTGTGATCTTTTATCTAAACCAGATTGTTCGACTCTAACATGGTAAATCCATAAGATATAAGGAAGATTCAACAAATGATGAATTCAAGTATCTTCTACTCTTTAGAACTTTAAATGACGTATAAGTAACTACTTGGAGATAGCTTCTGAAAATTTTATGCGAAACTGGGACAAATAGTATCTCAATACACATAAGTAGATAGATATCACAAAAAGGTGGCATCACTAAAAACTAAAGCAATGCTTAGAGACTGAATCTCTTAATTAATGCCCTAACTTTTAAGTACTTACAAGCCACATTTTCTATAACAACTTTCAAACTCGTGATCCAACAATGCAAagtatttaatcaaattagctTATATGTACATGCTTTTCAATGTCAACGATTCTCCTTCCCTCCATTctttcatttgaatttgaatagcTACAAGCCTACAACATTGTTCAATAAACGGAGATTGTACCTGAGGAATCTGTGCAACGTACTGCCGAGGATTCACTTGCCTAACAGATAATTGACAGTCCTATTCACAATTTCAGCATAATACATTAGAACAACATACGAGGTTGATTCAAATTGTCAAATGTCAACTATATATATACCTTGAGGAGATCGAGAGTATCCGAAGCCATTCGTCCTTTACTAGGCAAACCGAGTCGAATTTCATTTCTCTCAGGAATTCTCAGATCTGCGCTTCCATTCAACAATGTGACAGGAGACGCTAGAGCAGAGGAAGAAACAGTGAATTTGACTGAAATTCGTGAAGATTGATTATATTTAGAAGCGAAATCGGAGGTTGAGGAATGGTATGGAGATTGTTTGAGGAAGGGATTAACGACTGACATGGCTGGACTGGAGTTGGTATTTCTCTGGTAAGTTGGCAACTGCTCTGGTCAGGTGCGGTTGTTGAAAGGAGgaggaaaaatgaaaaagtgaatCGAGGACTGAGAGTGATGGTAGATATAGACAGATACTCGTTGGTTCGTATGATtcactctctttctctctcctcttcacatattattttaaatatttatttgattaggCAAGGTATTGCACTATTGCCTATATGACTTCTTATGAAATGATGAGATtctaaactatttaaaaaaaaaaattgaagagtTATGGTGATTAATTTGATGTTACTCCTAAAATGACATGTATACACAAAAGTAAGTATCTTTATACATAAAAGTAAGTATCATATCtctcatttgttaattattttttctttatacatGTGACACTTTCTTAATGGATACCTACACTACCAGTACATGTAGCATCGAACTAACCATGTTATTGATAGAGTAATcttgattttaagaaaaattgtcAATTTCATCATAAATCACTATACTTGAAAAGACTTTAGTTGGgtagacttaaaaaaaattatggtaaCTTAAGAAGTAACgataaaattttagataaaacgaataaataaaggtaaattttattatattaaaaaattttaaaattagaggTGATGTCACATATCTacggtaaaaaaataaaaataaaaatttcggAATGGACTTCAACTTACCCAAGCCCTTACATATAGATCCCTCCCTGAAAAATagtaaatttaactaaatattttattgtttattattatgacaatataGAATATCTCTGAAAAATTAGTTGAGGCAATCGGTAAACTTATTGAGGATATCGAATATCTTATTATCTCGTTGTGTGACAACAAAGTAATATTCTTGTAATACTTTTAAGATTGattataaactatttttatttatatcatattttataataaaaaaatcacaatttaacttatgtataaatatataatacaaataattttctaatttaaataacacTGTTTGgatttaaattacaaaatattagattgTTTTGTGAGAAAaggaatattaaaaataattaataataatttgattgatttaatttatgtgtgaataagtaaaaaaatgataaattgtttaaaattcatataatcCAAATtggattatatatttatacataagttattttgtaactattaaattgtgattttttttattataaaatatgatacaaCTTGAAATAGTAGCACATAACTCACGTAAAAAAAACAACAGATTTTAGTATGCTACAATTTGCTAGTaaatttatcaagaattaacataaaaattctaatttcaatttcatctTTCCAAATATAGTCTTGTTCCATTCACATCTGTAAACCCTAACAAAAgacaagtaaaaaaataaacagtTTTTTCTAAGTTGGAATTTGTAAGGAAATTCTAATAATTCACACAAGCATATCTAAGTTGCAAATTGCAACTTTAAATAAAAGAGGTAAATCAGCACAAAACACAAGTAAACAAATTGCAGTTTTTACTATGTTGGGattttttagtaaattaatCAAGGGATCAGAAGTAAAATTCTATTAACTCATATCATTCACACAAGCATCTAAATTGCAACTTGAAATAAGTGAGGTAAATCAGTACAAAACTCAAGATAAAAAATTTCAGTTTTTACTAAGTTACAAGAATTGAAACTAAAATTCCAATTCCATCAATCCAAAAAGTAAAAACATAGTCTATCTCCACTCACAGAAGCATCTAAGTTGCAACTTGTAAATCAGAGTACAAACTCGGGTAAAAATGGGCGCAGTTTTTACTAAGTTACGAATTGCTCGTAAATTATTCACATACCTATCTTTTTTTTCCATCCTCCTTTAATATGACATTTACTGTTTCCTACAATATATACTGCAAGGAAATGCTTATCCTCATCATGATGGTTAATCTCTTAAGATGAACACAAATCAAGCCTTACTGGGCAGTTTTTGGTTGTGGTTTTTGTTTAAGTAGGCCAGATAAAGACGCACAATGGGTTGAGTTGTATTTGCAATCTTCGCAGCATGATTGCAGCAGCTCTATGACTCGTATGCACCTAAATCATACGAAATGGACACAATCAGTTGAGAGCAAAACAGCCTGTAACAGAATCTCAATAATGGTGAGTTCTCAAcctaataattttgaaaaatatatcaaaaggATGTTGAGAAAGTGTCATATAAAAAGAAACAGAAAAAAGAGGGCAGGAAAaggaaaaacaagaaaaagaatAACATTATCAACCCATTAAGGAAGAAAAAGAATCACACTATCAACTCACTAAAGTAGTTCAAGTGAAAATAATCTTATCTAAGAGACCAAATGTCTCAGATTCGATTCTCACTAAGAATGTCTTAAGTTAAGGTGGGAGCATCTCAAGTATAAAGAGTCTTGTCTGAGAGACCAAAAGTCTGATATTTGAGTCTTACTAAAAACGTTTTATGTTGAAGAGGGGACATAACTATTAACTGTCatattaacttactaaattcaggagaaaaaatgaaatgttGAAGCTTTGTTACTGTCTAAGCTTATCAAGAAGATCCCAAATTGAATTAATAGAAGAGACTTTTGTCAAAAGTTAAGAAAAAAGTTTTTCAAGCTTATAAGTTATAATCGATCTTTCTTTATCTAATGTTCCTCTCATTTCATGTTATGAACAAGATGAAGTGTTTAATAAGAACGGGTGACATTTCCAATGTCAACCTGGATATCTTACTAAGGCCTTCGTTGATGTTagttatttaagataattttcaatttactcACTATCTAATCTACCATCACATGattcaaatcatcaatcaaTACAAGCTTATTTGGAAATTGATCAAGATAAATATGATAAGAATCATTTTAAGGCTCAATCTGTTTTATTGAGTTAAACttggaattatttttatcataattatttctattaatcacttggtttttcaaataacctgcCTCAATCAAAGCCTAAGAGTGAGCACACATAGGGCAAGTCTGTCTCATAACTACATTCATTTCAAAACACTTGACTTGTATGATCTAAACTCTCAACTTGATAATGTCATTAGAAAAACACGACAACTCATTTACACAAACTCAAATAGATAGTATTAACCTCAATttctaaatattaatatgatCAAATTGACTCCACCAAAAAGGTCATGGGTTTGATTTCATTTGGAAGCACTTTGAGTTTAAATTGATTCATTATCAGTATATAGTCCAAGTCAACTTCTTTACACCATCCAAAAACCCTAATTTCGATCCCTATTTCACAATAACAATCTTCAAAACAGCATTAACATGAATATAAACAAATTCTCATGGTCTACTAATCACAATCTGCAAGAACATTACTGTAATTTTTCCAAACTTCTGAAAACTTGAATAATCAACAACTTAGCCAATGAGAGGAAAGATTAGAAACGAGATTAAAACCCTAAATATCCATTCAATCTTCGATCACAATATTTCCATGAGTATTTCCTCTATTATCATCATTTCTGTAAGAAAAACAAGATATACTGAAAgaaaaatgagagggaaaacgAGATCAGTACCTTTGAgaattgaaattgttttttgaGAGGCAAGATTGAATGTCGCATGCCTGTTTCTTGCACGGCTCTTTGCTCGGTTGCGCCATTTCTCTCTTCTCGAAGCTTCTATGAATCTGATCGGTTTGTAAAAATGGCGGCGAATAGCGAGATCGGTAAAGGTGATAACCGCGCTTCAGACTTTCACGATTTTAGTGAATGATAAAATATCAATTCAGCCCTCAAATTATCATAATATGTATCatttatatttagaaataatattactttaatataaattttaaaacattataataaaataaaaattaatatttatttttgattaaatcTTTAAAACTCTCAAAttaccaattttaaaaataaataaatgtatattttaatattttaatttatataattgaaaagTAAAAACTAAACCTCTATAAAAAAAACCAATTATAATAAGctatttaaacatttaaaatgatgatgagtagtttgattttaattaaataatttattatgcaTTAATAAAACTAGAGTCCTGATATGATAAGGaagttgagaaaaaaataatttcacgAATCTaatgtacaaaaaaaaaaaaaaaaatatctcttaATAGGGATATGTTTGAGACAAAAATCtcttaaacataattatttttacaaaagaaaataataataataatttttttctttttcacacATAGGTATGTTCGGAACAAAATATTGTGAATATACATTTTTccagaaaaattaaataattaaaaaaatctctctCTATGTGACATGTTACATCAATTCTCGtagttttaattttgttataactTTATTGTCCAAATATTTTCTCATAAAATTAAGAAGAGTGGTATGACATGAAATGGTAAAAGAAACAACGTAGACCTCAAAAAAAAAAGtgggaaagaaaaaataaaaataaaatattattttttcaacctATTATATTTTAGCACGTTTTTTCACTCTTAcatctttcaaaatatttctCCCTatccttttataaaattaaatatatatatatatatatgtatatttaaataatgtagataatttataataaattagataaacaaaattaaaattaaaataaaaatgaagaagagtTATGTCACATCCGTGATTAAAACAAGGGGCGGTGGGAACATGAAGAATCTTGACCGTCCATCAGTTATGACTAAATTAGATCCAACTGGCTATGATGGGACTCTCCTCTTGGACCCATTCATTCTTTTGTCTTCCTCAAacagttttttattattcacttttaaaattctaaatcaattttttcttttttttagttgATATAATTCTGATTAGGGATGTAAGTTGTTTGTTTtgattctgatttttttttacctaaCAATTCATCTCAACCCGTTAGTGtttgtttgtaaaaaaaacCCTCGAACCAATTTGATCAATAATAAAATCGGTTCAATTGGTTTTCGGTCTAATCGttgaagatttaaaaaaaaaaaaaagaagttgaaaatttgagaattgtGATTACCTTTAATTTTCCCAAATTATGCCATACATATGAGTTGGCCTATTTATTAGATAGACTATGAGTTgggtttgatttattttaattaattaattagacaattAACAGATCAGATCATGTTACctctataatatttaatgttgttaattgtaatttatttcta includes:
- the LOC124941142 gene encoding ATP phosphoribosyltransferase 2, chloroplastic-like gives rise to the protein MSVVNPFLKQSPYHSSTSDFASKYNQSSRISVKFTVSSSALASPVTLLNGSADLRIPERNEIRLGLPSKGRMASDTLDLLKDCQLSVRQVNPRQYVAQIPQLANMEVWFQRPKDIVRKLVSGDLDLGVVGLDTVYEYGQENEDLILVHDALDYGDCRLSLAIPKYGIFENINSLKELAEMPQWTAEKPLRVATGFTYMGPKFLKESGLKHVTFSTADGALEAAPAMGIADAIVDLVSSGTTLRENDLKEIEGGIIVQSQAVLVASRKSLVQRKGVLDAVHEILERLEAHLKAEGQFTVVANMRGSSAEEVAERILSQTSLSGLQGPTISPVFCKRNGKVSADYYAIVICVPKKSLYQSVQQLRAIGGSGVLVSPLTYIFDEETPRWRELLTNLGL
- the LOC124942689 gene encoding cx9C motif-containing protein 4 → MAQPSKEPCKKQACDIQSCLSKNNFNSQRCIRVIELLQSCCEDCKYNSTHCASLSGLLKQKPQPKTAQ